One window of the Mixophyes fleayi isolate aMixFle1 chromosome 6, aMixFle1.hap1, whole genome shotgun sequence genome contains the following:
- the LOC142159785 gene encoding NACHT, LRR and PYD domains-containing protein 3-like isoform X3 yields the protein MQNDFIRFKDKLSDFSYGGRSPIPRGPLERADRITTKNLLIDIYGEETALDVTIKVFKLISLMRPAEDLQHNVTQHAFFFSGHSERISSNTTLEDYRLRYVDYIKDKYHVIEDHNARLGEAIKLERRFTSLLLIKKYRDEEERQHEITCTGQRHLQILINRSSDEYCPTTIQALFDSDEDGIIPKIVVLQGPAGIGKTMTSQKIMLDWASGNLYKDQFNFVFYMSCREVNTIICKMSLARYLSNFCGLEYQFDLLRSVFINSKGILFIVDGFDELKWSSVNNNEVCEDPFQEISKETLLNSLFRKKMLNECSIIITTRPFSLMKLKDLVKFSRYVEIIGFSGCDREKYFYNFFKTKEHADLALSTVKDNDTLFTMCAVPITCWILCTVMKPLLKEGLQVIDSKTSTSIYLLYLKSLIKYHGRTSAQSVNTCIKKLCTLANEGVWDNRILFEESDLVRHGLSMSELESAFLNENIFHRDIEISTCYSFIHLSVQEFFAALYYVLDKESVKEPFVNLKIRKAEDLLEASMVKAHLKLTVRFLFGLSSEKQIQETQRTTNCTVSFREKPVLEEWLRRNPSENHNEILCCLYETQDKVYVERMMSHFLNVKINGLFYGKKSDQENIGCRAVAYCLETSTIRHIVSFEDYILGPKARNVLSTALSKCAKLCFRRCRFPDTEEDLNQAGSSLSGLFQQSQMQELKLKSCGLKSSCCDDLRSVIITNRSLIRLKLTRNNLEDSGVKLLCEGLRHPACTLQDLRFSNCGLTSSCCDDLRSVIIINRSLIRLNLSCNDLQDSGVKLLCDGLRHPSCTLQELALHYCDLTSSCCDDLLSVLITNHSLIRFEILWDDLH from the exons ATGCAAAACGACTTCATACGATTTAAGGACAAGTTGTCTGATTTCTCCTATGGAGGGCGATCCCCCATCCCACGTGGTCCTCTGGAAAGGGCAGATCGCATTACCACAAAAAACCTCCTCATAGACATTTATGGGGAGGAAACCGCGCTGGATGTGACCATAAAGGTCTTCAAACTGATTAGTCTTATGAGACCTGCTGAGGATCTCCAACACAACGTGACACAACATG CTTTTTTCTTTTCAGGTCATTCAGAGAGGATTTCTTCAAATACAACACTTGAAG ACTACAGATTAAGATATGTGGACTACATTAAAGATAAATACCATGTTATTGAAGATCATAATGCAAGGTTAGGGGAAGCTATCAAATTAGAGAGACGTTTCACCAGTCTTTTACTGATCAAGAAGTATCGTGACGAAGAGGAGAGACAACATGAAATAACATGTACAGGCCAGAGGCATCTacagattttaataaatagatcctcTGATGAGTATTGCCCAACCACTATTCAAGCTTTATTTGATTCTGATGAAGATGGAATTATTCCCAAAATTGTGGTGTTACAAGGACCTGCTGGGATTGGAAAGACTATGACATCCCAGAAGATCATGCTGGACTGGGCCTCTGGGAATCTGTATAAAGACCagtttaattttgtgttttacatGAGCTGTAGAGAAGTCAACACCATTATTTGTAAAATGAGCCTTGCCAGATATTTATCCAACTTTTGTGGATTGGAATATCAGTTTGATCTGTTGCGGTCAGTCTTCATTAACTCTAAAGGAATACTTTTTATTGTAGATGGTTTTGATGAATTAAAATGGTCTTCAGTGAATAACAATGAAGTTTGTGAAGATCCATTTCAAGAGATCTCCAAAGAAACCCTTCTAAACAGTTTATTTCGGAAAAAAATGCTCAATGAATGTTCAATAATAATCACCACGCGACCATTCTCATTGATGAAGTTGAAGGACCTTGTTAAATTTTCTCGATATGTGGAAATTATAGGGTTTTCCGGCTGTGACCGTgaaaaatatttctataatttcttTAAAACCAAAGAGCACGCAGACCTGGCTCTTAGTACAGTGAAGGACAATGATACTCTCTTCACCATGTGTGCTGTCCCTATAACTTGCTGGATTCTATGTACTGTAATGAAACCACTACTAAAAGAGGGATTACAAGTGATTGATTCCAAGACATCCACTTCCATTTACCTGCTGTACCTAAAGAGTTTAATAAAGTATCATGGAAGGACCTCTGCCCAGTCCGTAAACACATGTATAAAGAAGCTGTGTACTTTGGCCAATGAAGGAGTTTGGGACAACAGAATTCTATTTGAAGAATCAGATCTTGTGAGACATGGACTATCTATGTCAGAGCTTGAGTCTGCGTTTCTGAATGAGAACATCTTTCATAGGGACATTGAGATCTCCACCTGCTACAGCTTCATACACCTGAGTGTTCAGGAGTTCTTTGCTGCTCTCTACTATGTCCTCGATAAGGAATCTGTGAAAGAACCTTTTGTCAACTTAAAAATTAGGAAAGCGGAAGATTTATTGGAGGCATCAATGGTTAAGGCACATCTCAAATTAACTGTACGATTCTTATTTGGCCTTTCAAGTGAGAAACAAATTCAGGAGACTCAGAGAACGACTAACTGTACCGTTTCCTTCAGAGAAAAACCTGTCTTGGAGGAATGGTTGAGGAGAAATCCATCAGAAAACCACAACGAAATACTATGCTGCCTTTACGAGACGCAGGATAAAGTCTATGTGGAGAGAATGATGTCTCACTTTCTTAATGTGAAAATTAATGGTCTCTTTTATGGTAAAAAAAGTGACCAGGAGAACATTGGTTGCCGAGCAGTAGCCTACTGCTTGGAAACAAGTACAATAAGGCACATTGTGTCTTTTGAGGACTACATATTGGGACCTAAAGCTCGTAATGTTCTATCTACAGCACTTTCTAAATGTGCAAAACTTTG TTTCAGGAGATGCAGATTTCCCGATACAGAGGAAGATCTAAATCAGGCTGGATCCAGTTTGTCCGGGTTGTTTCAACAGAGTCAGATGCAGGAACTAAA GTTAAAGAGCTGTGGTCTGAAGTCCTCCTGCTGTGATGACCTCCGCTCTGTTATTATTACAAACCGGTCTCTGATCAGACTGAAACTGACAAGGAACAACCTGGAGGACTCTGGAGTAAAACTTCTGTGTGAAGGACTAAGACATCCAGCTTGCACCCTACAAGACCTTAG GTTTTCAAACTGTGGTCTGACCTCCTCCTGCTGTGATGACCTCCGCTCTGTTATTATTATAAACCGGTCTCTGATCAGACTGAACCTGTCATGTAATGATCTGCAGGACTCTGGAGTAAAACTTCTGTGTGATGGACTAAGACATCCAAGCTGTACCCTGCAAGAACTTGC GTTACATTACTGTGATCTGACCTCGTCCTGCTGCGATGATCTTCTCTCTGTTCTTATTACAAACCATTCTCTAATCAGATTTGAAATATTATGGGATGATTTGCATTAA
- the LOC142159785 gene encoding NACHT, LRR and PYD domains-containing protein 3-like isoform X1 has protein sequence MQNDFIRFKDKLSDFSYGGRSPIPRGPLERADRITTKNLLIDIYGEETALDVTIKVFKLISLMRPAEDLQHNVTQHAFFFSGHSERISSNTTLEDYRLRYVDYIKDKYHVIEDHNARLGEAIKLERRFTSLLLIKKYRDEEERQHEITCTGQRHLQILINRSSDEYCPTTIQALFDSDEDGIIPKIVVLQGPAGIGKTMTSQKIMLDWASGNLYKDQFNFVFYMSCREVNTIICKMSLARYLSNFCGLEYQFDLLRSVFINSKGILFIVDGFDELKWSSVNNNEVCEDPFQEISKETLLNSLFRKKMLNECSIIITTRPFSLMKLKDLVKFSRYVEIIGFSGCDREKYFYNFFKTKEHADLALSTVKDNDTLFTMCAVPITCWILCTVMKPLLKEGLQVIDSKTSTSIYLLYLKSLIKYHGRTSAQSVNTCIKKLCTLANEGVWDNRILFEESDLVRHGLSMSELESAFLNENIFHRDIEISTCYSFIHLSVQEFFAALYYVLDKESVKEPFVNLKIRKAEDLLEASMVKAHLKLTVRFLFGLSSEKQIQETQRTTNCTVSFREKPVLEEWLRRNPSENHNEILCCLYETQDKVYVERMMSHFLNVKINGLFYGKKSDQENIGCRAVAYCLETSTIRHIVSFEDYILGPKARNVLSTALSKCAKLCFRRCRFPDTEEDLNQAGSSLSGLFQQSQMQELKLKSCGLKSSCCDDLRSVIITNRSLIRLKLTRNNLEDSGVKLLCEGLRHPACTLQDLRLGRCDLTSACCDDLRSVVILNRSLVTLDLSWNNLEDPGIKFLCEGLSHPNCTLQELTFSNCGLTSSCCDDLRSVIIINRSLIRLNLSCNDLQDSGVKLLCDGLRHPSCTLQELALHYCDLTSSCCDDLLSVLITNHSLIRFEILWDDLH, from the exons ATGCAAAACGACTTCATACGATTTAAGGACAAGTTGTCTGATTTCTCCTATGGAGGGCGATCCCCCATCCCACGTGGTCCTCTGGAAAGGGCAGATCGCATTACCACAAAAAACCTCCTCATAGACATTTATGGGGAGGAAACCGCGCTGGATGTGACCATAAAGGTCTTCAAACTGATTAGTCTTATGAGACCTGCTGAGGATCTCCAACACAACGTGACACAACATG CTTTTTTCTTTTCAGGTCATTCAGAGAGGATTTCTTCAAATACAACACTTGAAG ACTACAGATTAAGATATGTGGACTACATTAAAGATAAATACCATGTTATTGAAGATCATAATGCAAGGTTAGGGGAAGCTATCAAATTAGAGAGACGTTTCACCAGTCTTTTACTGATCAAGAAGTATCGTGACGAAGAGGAGAGACAACATGAAATAACATGTACAGGCCAGAGGCATCTacagattttaataaatagatcctcTGATGAGTATTGCCCAACCACTATTCAAGCTTTATTTGATTCTGATGAAGATGGAATTATTCCCAAAATTGTGGTGTTACAAGGACCTGCTGGGATTGGAAAGACTATGACATCCCAGAAGATCATGCTGGACTGGGCCTCTGGGAATCTGTATAAAGACCagtttaattttgtgttttacatGAGCTGTAGAGAAGTCAACACCATTATTTGTAAAATGAGCCTTGCCAGATATTTATCCAACTTTTGTGGATTGGAATATCAGTTTGATCTGTTGCGGTCAGTCTTCATTAACTCTAAAGGAATACTTTTTATTGTAGATGGTTTTGATGAATTAAAATGGTCTTCAGTGAATAACAATGAAGTTTGTGAAGATCCATTTCAAGAGATCTCCAAAGAAACCCTTCTAAACAGTTTATTTCGGAAAAAAATGCTCAATGAATGTTCAATAATAATCACCACGCGACCATTCTCATTGATGAAGTTGAAGGACCTTGTTAAATTTTCTCGATATGTGGAAATTATAGGGTTTTCCGGCTGTGACCGTgaaaaatatttctataatttcttTAAAACCAAAGAGCACGCAGACCTGGCTCTTAGTACAGTGAAGGACAATGATACTCTCTTCACCATGTGTGCTGTCCCTATAACTTGCTGGATTCTATGTACTGTAATGAAACCACTACTAAAAGAGGGATTACAAGTGATTGATTCCAAGACATCCACTTCCATTTACCTGCTGTACCTAAAGAGTTTAATAAAGTATCATGGAAGGACCTCTGCCCAGTCCGTAAACACATGTATAAAGAAGCTGTGTACTTTGGCCAATGAAGGAGTTTGGGACAACAGAATTCTATTTGAAGAATCAGATCTTGTGAGACATGGACTATCTATGTCAGAGCTTGAGTCTGCGTTTCTGAATGAGAACATCTTTCATAGGGACATTGAGATCTCCACCTGCTACAGCTTCATACACCTGAGTGTTCAGGAGTTCTTTGCTGCTCTCTACTATGTCCTCGATAAGGAATCTGTGAAAGAACCTTTTGTCAACTTAAAAATTAGGAAAGCGGAAGATTTATTGGAGGCATCAATGGTTAAGGCACATCTCAAATTAACTGTACGATTCTTATTTGGCCTTTCAAGTGAGAAACAAATTCAGGAGACTCAGAGAACGACTAACTGTACCGTTTCCTTCAGAGAAAAACCTGTCTTGGAGGAATGGTTGAGGAGAAATCCATCAGAAAACCACAACGAAATACTATGCTGCCTTTACGAGACGCAGGATAAAGTCTATGTGGAGAGAATGATGTCTCACTTTCTTAATGTGAAAATTAATGGTCTCTTTTATGGTAAAAAAAGTGACCAGGAGAACATTGGTTGCCGAGCAGTAGCCTACTGCTTGGAAACAAGTACAATAAGGCACATTGTGTCTTTTGAGGACTACATATTGGGACCTAAAGCTCGTAATGTTCTATCTACAGCACTTTCTAAATGTGCAAAACTTTG TTTCAGGAGATGCAGATTTCCCGATACAGAGGAAGATCTAAATCAGGCTGGATCCAGTTTGTCCGGGTTGTTTCAACAGAGTCAGATGCAGGAACTAAA GTTAAAGAGCTGTGGTCTGAAGTCCTCCTGCTGTGATGACCTCCGCTCTGTTATTATTACAAACCGGTCTCTGATCAGACTGAAACTGACAAGGAACAACCTGGAGGACTCTGGAGTAAAACTTCTGTGTGAAGGACTAAGACATCCAGCTTGCACCCTACAAGACCTTAG GTTAGGTAGATGTGATCTGACCTCAGCCTGCTGTGATGATCTCCGCTCTGTTGTTATTCTAAATCGATCTCTGGTCACACTAGACCTGTCATGGAACAACCTGGAGGATCCTGGAATAAAATTTCTATGCGAGGGACTAAGTCATCCAAACTGTACCCTGCAAGAACTTAC GTTTTCAAACTGTGGTCTGACCTCCTCCTGCTGTGATGACCTCCGCTCTGTTATTATTATAAACCGGTCTCTGATCAGACTGAACCTGTCATGTAATGATCTGCAGGACTCTGGAGTAAAACTTCTGTGTGATGGACTAAGACATCCAAGCTGTACCCTGCAAGAACTTGC GTTACATTACTGTGATCTGACCTCGTCCTGCTGCGATGATCTTCTCTCTGTTCTTATTACAAACCATTCTCTAATCAGATTTGAAATATTATGGGATGATTTGCATTAA
- the LOC142159785 gene encoding NACHT, LRR and PYD domains-containing protein 3-like isoform X2, giving the protein MQNDFIRFKDKLSDFSYGGRSPIPRGPLERADRITTKNLLIDIYGEETALDVTIKVFKLISLMRPAEDLQHNVTQHGHSERISSNTTLEDYRLRYVDYIKDKYHVIEDHNARLGEAIKLERRFTSLLLIKKYRDEEERQHEITCTGQRHLQILINRSSDEYCPTTIQALFDSDEDGIIPKIVVLQGPAGIGKTMTSQKIMLDWASGNLYKDQFNFVFYMSCREVNTIICKMSLARYLSNFCGLEYQFDLLRSVFINSKGILFIVDGFDELKWSSVNNNEVCEDPFQEISKETLLNSLFRKKMLNECSIIITTRPFSLMKLKDLVKFSRYVEIIGFSGCDREKYFYNFFKTKEHADLALSTVKDNDTLFTMCAVPITCWILCTVMKPLLKEGLQVIDSKTSTSIYLLYLKSLIKYHGRTSAQSVNTCIKKLCTLANEGVWDNRILFEESDLVRHGLSMSELESAFLNENIFHRDIEISTCYSFIHLSVQEFFAALYYVLDKESVKEPFVNLKIRKAEDLLEASMVKAHLKLTVRFLFGLSSEKQIQETQRTTNCTVSFREKPVLEEWLRRNPSENHNEILCCLYETQDKVYVERMMSHFLNVKINGLFYGKKSDQENIGCRAVAYCLETSTIRHIVSFEDYILGPKARNVLSTALSKCAKLCFRRCRFPDTEEDLNQAGSSLSGLFQQSQMQELKLKSCGLKSSCCDDLRSVIITNRSLIRLKLTRNNLEDSGVKLLCEGLRHPACTLQDLRLGRCDLTSACCDDLRSVVILNRSLVTLDLSWNNLEDPGIKFLCEGLSHPNCTLQELTFSNCGLTSSCCDDLRSVIIINRSLIRLNLSCNDLQDSGVKLLCDGLRHPSCTLQELALHYCDLTSSCCDDLLSVLITNHSLIRFEILWDDLH; this is encoded by the exons ATGCAAAACGACTTCATACGATTTAAGGACAAGTTGTCTGATTTCTCCTATGGAGGGCGATCCCCCATCCCACGTGGTCCTCTGGAAAGGGCAGATCGCATTACCACAAAAAACCTCCTCATAGACATTTATGGGGAGGAAACCGCGCTGGATGTGACCATAAAGGTCTTCAAACTGATTAGTCTTATGAGACCTGCTGAGGATCTCCAACACAACGTGACACAACATG GTCATTCAGAGAGGATTTCTTCAAATACAACACTTGAAG ACTACAGATTAAGATATGTGGACTACATTAAAGATAAATACCATGTTATTGAAGATCATAATGCAAGGTTAGGGGAAGCTATCAAATTAGAGAGACGTTTCACCAGTCTTTTACTGATCAAGAAGTATCGTGACGAAGAGGAGAGACAACATGAAATAACATGTACAGGCCAGAGGCATCTacagattttaataaatagatcctcTGATGAGTATTGCCCAACCACTATTCAAGCTTTATTTGATTCTGATGAAGATGGAATTATTCCCAAAATTGTGGTGTTACAAGGACCTGCTGGGATTGGAAAGACTATGACATCCCAGAAGATCATGCTGGACTGGGCCTCTGGGAATCTGTATAAAGACCagtttaattttgtgttttacatGAGCTGTAGAGAAGTCAACACCATTATTTGTAAAATGAGCCTTGCCAGATATTTATCCAACTTTTGTGGATTGGAATATCAGTTTGATCTGTTGCGGTCAGTCTTCATTAACTCTAAAGGAATACTTTTTATTGTAGATGGTTTTGATGAATTAAAATGGTCTTCAGTGAATAACAATGAAGTTTGTGAAGATCCATTTCAAGAGATCTCCAAAGAAACCCTTCTAAACAGTTTATTTCGGAAAAAAATGCTCAATGAATGTTCAATAATAATCACCACGCGACCATTCTCATTGATGAAGTTGAAGGACCTTGTTAAATTTTCTCGATATGTGGAAATTATAGGGTTTTCCGGCTGTGACCGTgaaaaatatttctataatttcttTAAAACCAAAGAGCACGCAGACCTGGCTCTTAGTACAGTGAAGGACAATGATACTCTCTTCACCATGTGTGCTGTCCCTATAACTTGCTGGATTCTATGTACTGTAATGAAACCACTACTAAAAGAGGGATTACAAGTGATTGATTCCAAGACATCCACTTCCATTTACCTGCTGTACCTAAAGAGTTTAATAAAGTATCATGGAAGGACCTCTGCCCAGTCCGTAAACACATGTATAAAGAAGCTGTGTACTTTGGCCAATGAAGGAGTTTGGGACAACAGAATTCTATTTGAAGAATCAGATCTTGTGAGACATGGACTATCTATGTCAGAGCTTGAGTCTGCGTTTCTGAATGAGAACATCTTTCATAGGGACATTGAGATCTCCACCTGCTACAGCTTCATACACCTGAGTGTTCAGGAGTTCTTTGCTGCTCTCTACTATGTCCTCGATAAGGAATCTGTGAAAGAACCTTTTGTCAACTTAAAAATTAGGAAAGCGGAAGATTTATTGGAGGCATCAATGGTTAAGGCACATCTCAAATTAACTGTACGATTCTTATTTGGCCTTTCAAGTGAGAAACAAATTCAGGAGACTCAGAGAACGACTAACTGTACCGTTTCCTTCAGAGAAAAACCTGTCTTGGAGGAATGGTTGAGGAGAAATCCATCAGAAAACCACAACGAAATACTATGCTGCCTTTACGAGACGCAGGATAAAGTCTATGTGGAGAGAATGATGTCTCACTTTCTTAATGTGAAAATTAATGGTCTCTTTTATGGTAAAAAAAGTGACCAGGAGAACATTGGTTGCCGAGCAGTAGCCTACTGCTTGGAAACAAGTACAATAAGGCACATTGTGTCTTTTGAGGACTACATATTGGGACCTAAAGCTCGTAATGTTCTATCTACAGCACTTTCTAAATGTGCAAAACTTTG TTTCAGGAGATGCAGATTTCCCGATACAGAGGAAGATCTAAATCAGGCTGGATCCAGTTTGTCCGGGTTGTTTCAACAGAGTCAGATGCAGGAACTAAA GTTAAAGAGCTGTGGTCTGAAGTCCTCCTGCTGTGATGACCTCCGCTCTGTTATTATTACAAACCGGTCTCTGATCAGACTGAAACTGACAAGGAACAACCTGGAGGACTCTGGAGTAAAACTTCTGTGTGAAGGACTAAGACATCCAGCTTGCACCCTACAAGACCTTAG GTTAGGTAGATGTGATCTGACCTCAGCCTGCTGTGATGATCTCCGCTCTGTTGTTATTCTAAATCGATCTCTGGTCACACTAGACCTGTCATGGAACAACCTGGAGGATCCTGGAATAAAATTTCTATGCGAGGGACTAAGTCATCCAAACTGTACCCTGCAAGAACTTAC GTTTTCAAACTGTGGTCTGACCTCCTCCTGCTGTGATGACCTCCGCTCTGTTATTATTATAAACCGGTCTCTGATCAGACTGAACCTGTCATGTAATGATCTGCAGGACTCTGGAGTAAAACTTCTGTGTGATGGACTAAGACATCCAAGCTGTACCCTGCAAGAACTTGC GTTACATTACTGTGATCTGACCTCGTCCTGCTGCGATGATCTTCTCTCTGTTCTTATTACAAACCATTCTCTAATCAGATTTGAAATATTATGGGATGATTTGCATTAA